Proteins encoded within one genomic window of Bos indicus x Bos taurus breed Angus x Brahman F1 hybrid chromosome 18, Bos_hybrid_MaternalHap_v2.0, whole genome shotgun sequence:
- the BBS2 gene encoding Bardet-Biedl syndrome 2 protein, with product MLQPVFTLKLRHKISPRMVAVGRYDGTHPCLAAATQAGKVFIHNPHSRSQHLGAPRVLQSPLESDVSLLNINQTVSCLTAGVLNPELGYDALLVGTQTNLLAYDVYNNSDLFYREVADGASAIVLGTLGDITSPLAIIGGNCALQGFNHEGNDLFWTVTGDNVHSLALCDFDGDGKKELLVGSEDFDIRVFKEDEIVAEMSETEIITSLCPMYGSRFGYALSNGTVGVYDKTARYWRIKSKNQAMSIHAFDLNSDGVCELITGWSNGKVDARSDRTGEVIFKDNFSSAIAGVVEGDYRMEGCQQLICCSVDGEIRGYLPGTAEMRGNLMDISVEQDLIRELSQKKQNLLLELRNYEENAKAELSSPLNEADGHRGVIPANTKLHTALSVSLGSEAQAAHAELCISTSNDTIIRAVLIFAEGVFAGESHVVHPSVHHLSSSVRIPITPPKDIPVDLHLKTFVGYRSSTQFHVFELTRQLPRFSMYALTSPDPASEPLSYVNFIIAERAQRVVMWLNQNFLLPEDTNIQNAPFQVCFTSLRNGGQLYIKIKLSGEITVNTDDIDLAGDIIQSMASFFAIEDLQVEADFPVYFEELRKVLVKVDEYHSVHQKLSADMADNSNLIRSLLVRAEDARLMRDMKTMKNRYMELYDLNKDLLNGYKIRCNNHTELLGSLKAVNQAIQRAGHLRVGKPKNQVITACRDAIRSNNINMLFRIMRVGTASS from the exons ATGCTGCAGCCCGTGTTCACCCTGAAACTACGCCACAAAATCAGCCCCCGCATGGTGGCCGTAGGGCGCTACGACGGGACTCACCCGTGCCTGGCGGCCGCTACCCAAGCGGGCAAG gtttttaTTCACAACCCTCATTCACGGAGCCAGCATCTCGGCGCACCCAGGGTCCTCCAGAGCCCCCTGGAGTCTGATGTTTCACTTCTTAACATTAACCAGACAGTCAGCTGCCTGACTGCAGGAGTACTGAACCCTGAACTTGGCTATGATGCTCTTTTAGTGGGAACACAGACCAATCTGTTGGCTTATGATGTCTACAATAATTCAGATTTATTCTACAGAGAG GTAGCAGATGGGGCCAGTGCAATTGTGCTGGGGACATTGGGAGACATTACCTCTCCTCTTGCAATTATTGGTGGAAATTGTGCTCTGCAGGGTTTCAATCATGAAGGAAATGATCTCTTTTGGACG GTGACTGGAGATAACGTTCACTCCTTGGCCTTGTGTGACTTTGATGGTGATGGGAAGAAAGAG CTTCTTGTTGGATCTGAGGATTTTGATATCCGAGTTTTCAAAGAAGATGAGATTGTGGCAGAAATGTCAGAAACAGAG ATCATCACCTCTCTTTGCCCCATGTATGGCAGTCGATTTGGTTATGCCCTTTCCAATGGCACCGTTGGAGTTTATGACAAAACAGCCCGATACTGGAGAATTAAA TCCAAAAATCAAGCCATGAGTATTCATGCTTTTGACCTTAACTCTGATGGAGTGTGTGAACTGATAACTGGTTGGTCCAATGGGAAG GTCGATGCTCGAAGTGACCGGACTGGGGAGGTCATCTTTAAGGACAACTTTTCATCTGCGATTGCTGGTGTGGTGGAGGGAGATTACCGGATGGAGGGCTGTCAACAGTTAATCTGCTGCTCGGTGGATGGAGAAA TCCGAGGCTACCTGCCGGGCACGGCTGAGATGAGAGGCAACCTCATGGACATCAGCGTAGAGCAGGACCTGATCCGAGAGCTGAGTCAGAAAAAACAGAACCTGTTGCTGGAGCTCCGCAACTATGAGGAAAACGCCAAG GCTGAGCTGAGCAGTCCACTGAACGAGGCTGATGGGCATCGGGGCGTGATCCCGGCCAACACCAAGCTCCACACCGCCCTCTCCGTCAGCCTGGGGAGCGAGGCGCAGGCCGCCCATGCCGAGCTGTGCATTTCCACCTCTAATG ACACCATCATCCGAGCAGTGTTGATTTTTGCGGAGGGCGTTTTTGCGGGTGAAAGCCACGTGGTGCACCCCAGTGTCCACCACCTCTCCAGCTCCGTCCGCATCCCCATCACACCTCCCAAGGACATCCCCGTGGACCTGCACTTGAAAACCTTCGTGGGCTACAGGAGCAG CACCCAGTTTCACGTGTTTGAGCTGACAAGACAGCTACCCCGATTCTCCATGTATGCGCTCACCAGCCCGGACCCTGCCAGTGAGCCCCTCAGTTACGTCAACTTTATCATCGCAGAACGGGCCCAGAGG GTTGTTATGTGGCTCAACCAGAACTTTCTGTTACCAGAGGATACTAACATTCAGAACGCTCCATTTCAAGTGTGTTTCACATCCCTACGAAATGGTGGCCAGCTGTATATAAAGATAAAACTTAGTGGAGAG ATCACTGTAAATACTGATGATATCGATTTGGCTGGTGATATCATCCAGTCGATGGCATCGTTTTTCGCTATTGAAGACCTTCAGGTCGAAGCCGATTTCCCTGTCTACTTTGAAGAATTACGAAAGGTGCTAGTTAAG GTGGATGAATACCACTCAGTGCATCAAAAGCTCAGTGCTGACATGGCTGATAACTCTAACCTGATCCGTAGTTTGCTGGTCCGAGCTGAAGATGCCCGTCTGATGAGGGACAT GAAAACGATGAAGAATCGCTATATGGAACTCTATGACCTTAATAAAGACTTGCTCAATGGATATAAAATTCGCTGTAACAATCACACAGAACTGTTGGGAAGCCTCAAAGCGGTAAATCAAGCCATTCAAAGAGCAGGTCATCTGCGTG TTGGAAAACCAAAGAACCAGGTGATCACTGCTTGTCGGGACGCGATTCGAAGCAACAACATCAACATGCTGTTCCGAATCATGCGGGTGGGGACAGCTTCTTCTTAG